From the Cherax quadricarinatus isolate ZL_2023a chromosome 34, ASM3850222v1, whole genome shotgun sequence genome, one window contains:
- the LOC128693756 gene encoding cuticle protein AMP1A-like, with translation MKFVILAVLACMALATPKYNAPEPQSTLSASEIEANNQALILKDERVREDDGRYNVEVETGNGIILSQSGSPEGETKAISAAGQYSYTAPDGSLVKMKYVANANGYQPESDFLPVAPEFPHPVPLFVLRQIAFAAEEDAARARSESNGPSLTYTSPQ, from the exons ATGAAGTTT GTTATACTTGCTGTGCTAGCCTGCATGGCTCTGGCTACTCCCAAGTATAATGCCCCAGAACCCCAGAGCACCCTGTCTGCCTCCGAAATCGAAGCCAATAATCAAGCACTTATTCTGAAGGATGAACGTGTTCGTGAAGACGACGGAAGATATAACGTCGAAGTTGAGACTGGCAATGGCATTATCCTGTCTCAGTCGGGCTCTCCGGAAGGAGAGACTAAAGCAATTAGCGCTGCTGGGCAATACTC GTACACCGCTCCCGATGGTTCTCTTGTGAAGATGAAATATGTAGCGAATGCAAACGGCTACCAGCCTGAATCCGACTTTCTTCCAGTGGCTCCTGAGTTCCCCCACCCAGTCCCTTTGTTTGTACTGCGGcagatcgccttcgctgctgagGAAGACGCTGCTCGTGCCCGCTCTGAGTCCAATGGACCTTCCCTTACTTACACCAGTCCTCAGTAA